From Novosphingobium decolorationis, one genomic window encodes:
- a CDS encoding copper resistance protein B: MRKTRFLIGALTGALLIPAPLLAQDHSVHDMSGHDMSSHAMDHSQHDEGMAMPSHEAHDSHDAHQGHAMPMAPGAPSMAQDIPQGPPPPEAFSGPEHAADAYFPGEDMAHARHMVRHEMGGMGTTIVMLDRLEAKLGKGSDGLSWEGALRTGGDIDRLWIKSEGEAAFGEGIEDAEVEVLWGHAIGAWFDLQAGVRQELGPDPDRTQVSLGVEGLAPYMFDISAQAFLSTKGELTARLEAETDQRLTQRLILQPRAEALFSAQRIAERGTGRGLTSLEAGVRLRYEFARQFAPYVGVEWQKKFGSTADYARAVGDDPDRVVAVAGLRAWF; this comes from the coding sequence ATGAGGAAAACCCGTTTCCTGATCGGCGCCCTCACCGGCGCGCTGCTGATCCCGGCTCCCTTGCTGGCCCAGGACCATTCCGTTCATGATATGTCCGGTCATGACATGTCCAGCCACGCCATGGACCATTCGCAGCACGACGAGGGTATGGCGATGCCTTCCCACGAGGCGCATGACTCGCACGACGCGCATCAGGGCCATGCCATGCCCATGGCCCCGGGCGCGCCATCGATGGCGCAGGACATTCCGCAAGGCCCGCCCCCGCCCGAGGCGTTCTCCGGGCCGGAGCATGCCGCCGATGCGTACTTCCCCGGCGAAGACATGGCCCACGCCCGGCACATGGTCCGGCACGAGATGGGCGGCATGGGCACCACCATCGTGATGCTCGACCGGTTGGAAGCGAAACTGGGCAAGGGCAGCGACGGCCTCTCGTGGGAAGGCGCGTTGCGCACCGGCGGCGACATCGATCGGCTGTGGATCAAGAGCGAGGGCGAAGCGGCCTTTGGTGAGGGCATCGAGGACGCCGAAGTCGAAGTCCTGTGGGGCCACGCCATCGGCGCCTGGTTCGATCTTCAGGCCGGCGTGCGGCAGGAACTGGGCCCGGATCCCGACCGCACGCAGGTGAGCCTGGGTGTCGAGGGGCTCGCGCCCTACATGTTCGACATCTCCGCGCAGGCCTTTCTGTCGACCAAGGGCGAGCTGACCGCGCGCCTTGAGGCCGAAACCGACCAGCGTCTGACCCAGCGGCTGATCCTGCAACCGCGCGCCGAAGCGCTGTTCTCGGCTCAGCGGATCGCCGAGCGCGGCACCGGACGCGGGCTCACCTCGCTCGAGGCGGGCGTGCGCCTGCGCTACGAATTCGCGCGCCAGTTCGCGCCTTACGTGGGCGTGGAATGGCAGAAGAAGTTCGGCTCCACCGCCGACTATGCCCGCGCGGTGGGAGACGATCCCGACCGGGTGGTTGCGGTCGCGGGCCTCAGGGCCTGGTTCTGA